The following proteins are co-located in the Spirosoma montaniterrae genome:
- a CDS encoding helix-turn-helix transcriptional regulator produces MATSVSASTYHQIKQFVSEVIPPLDATELTVSTKQQDDELQRLIDGCREEQFFFIVNLQEVSLEHAHGWAEMGYPDIGLTFRDYLNMIPNKALSELMFILGKQAYRLSARLGIVRFMKPKYISQVPLRHKNGTVYLCKRTISAWQLSNKGLIIKYLSEFTLLKPYEGEALNPRFHGLDEAVKESFKRMVSQVFAQLPISKNPYSPREQQILKLYVDHPDTVLSASAIADIMQTKPATIQAYNKSIIEKTRRHFTDELPVQTARDVAFFLRRNGLLG; encoded by the coding sequence ATGGCTACATCGGTATCTGCCAGTACGTATCACCAAATTAAACAGTTTGTGAGTGAGGTCATCCCGCCTTTAGATGCCACTGAGTTGACTGTATCAACGAAGCAGCAGGATGATGAATTACAACGGCTTATCGACGGGTGTCGTGAAGAACAGTTTTTCTTCATCGTCAATTTACAGGAAGTAAGCTTAGAACATGCTCATGGCTGGGCTGAGATGGGATACCCTGACATCGGTCTGACATTTCGGGATTATCTGAATATGATTCCGAACAAGGCTCTATCGGAACTGATGTTCATTCTGGGCAAACAGGCATACCGGCTGTCGGCTCGGCTGGGTATTGTGCGCTTCATGAAACCAAAATACATTTCGCAGGTGCCGTTACGCCACAAAAACGGTACGGTTTACCTCTGCAAGCGTACCATCAGTGCCTGGCAACTTAGCAATAAAGGATTGATAATAAAGTATTTATCTGAATTTACATTGCTTAAGCCTTATGAAGGCGAGGCTCTGAACCCCCGCTTTCATGGTCTCGACGAAGCCGTAAAAGAGTCGTTCAAACGCATGGTAAGTCAGGTGTTTGCGCAACTGCCGATCAGCAAAAATCCGTACTCGCCCCGCGAACAGCAAATTCTGAAACTATACGTCGATCACCCCGATACGGTGCTGTCGGCCAGTGCCATTGCCGACATCATGCAAACCAAACCGGCCACGATTCAGGCATACAATAAGAGCATTATTGAGAAAACGCGACGCCATTTCACCGACGAGTTGCCCGTTCAGACCGCCCGCGACGTGGCATTTTTCTTACGGAGAAACGGGCTGTTGGGGTGA
- a CDS encoding response regulator transcription factor, protein MSLPLRLLLLDDHPVTLSGLAVEMAADPALLVIYKCRSVDEALRALRSTPVDVVLSDLYLSNDTTGLDLLARMREGGLTAPVIILSSDDNPAVVRQALALGISAYLTKHSEGSAIRQAVRWVAQPQNQDQVYLWPSSLRRSVFAEPQPTHTPPAVLTKLTRREIDVLRLFGQGAEPKEITGAFEPPLALPTVYSHLQNIRRKLDLSNEVELRSFGLRYLSGDSETGRVTSVRRPPSGRLVTNSVPLN, encoded by the coding sequence ATGTCACTTCCTCTACGTCTGCTTCTGCTCGACGATCATCCTGTTACGTTGTCTGGCCTGGCCGTTGAAATGGCCGCAGATCCTGCCTTACTGGTGATTTACAAATGCCGGTCGGTCGATGAGGCTCTACGCGCACTGCGGTCGACGCCGGTCGATGTGGTGCTGTCGGACCTGTATCTATCCAACGATACGACAGGGCTTGACCTGCTGGCGCGCATGCGCGAAGGTGGCCTGACGGCACCCGTCATTATTCTGAGCAGCGACGATAACCCGGCTGTGGTGCGGCAGGCACTGGCGTTGGGCATATCGGCCTATCTGACCAAACATAGCGAAGGCAGTGCCATTCGGCAGGCCGTTCGGTGGGTAGCACAGCCGCAAAACCAGGATCAGGTGTATTTGTGGCCGTCGTCGCTTCGGCGGTCGGTGTTTGCTGAGCCGCAACCTACCCATACCCCACCAGCCGTTCTGACCAAGCTGACCCGACGCGAAATCGACGTGTTACGACTATTTGGGCAGGGGGCCGAACCGAAAGAAATTACGGGTGCATTTGAGCCGCCACTGGCCCTTCCGACGGTGTACAGTCATTTGCAAAACATTCGCAGAAAACTCGACCTGTCGAACGAAGTTGAATTGCGGAGTTTTGGGCTGCGTTATTTATCGGGCGATTCTGAAACGGGCAGAGTCACTTCGGTACGCAGACCACCGTCGGGCAGGTTAGTGACCAATAGCGTACCACTCAACTGA
- a CDS encoding sensor histidine kinase, producing the protein MRYLLPLFWFIGFAKAGCIPLPMTFFAEYSQLISLTWGMYLGGLLLLITVGIGAFHWQKRQKSMTLEADKRNLIEQMREEKLQVQLAQQQAEWQGRIDEHRNLATDLHDNLSGVLFGLNLKLERIVRQRTIAHHDLTDVRSSLTDAQNKVRLVANSLMSDELQQRGGLHPALHQFIADVNEYGSTQFGLYVAPQAAQLIMPVQVGLYYIAFELVNNMLRHAQARQATLHIRFTNPSTVTLTVRDDGVGLSVEQLTDHRNFVTIRRRIDQLSGTLLVTNLPDGGLRTEVTLPVSESPDK; encoded by the coding sequence ATGCGGTATCTGCTTCCACTATTTTGGTTCATCGGGTTTGCGAAGGCGGGGTGCATACCACTGCCGATGACATTCTTTGCCGAATATAGCCAGCTTATCAGCCTGACATGGGGCATGTATCTGGGGGGGCTGTTGCTGTTAATTACGGTTGGAATAGGCGCATTTCATTGGCAGAAACGCCAGAAAAGTATGACTTTGGAAGCTGATAAACGGAATCTTATAGAGCAGATGCGCGAAGAAAAACTACAGGTTCAACTGGCCCAACAGCAGGCCGAATGGCAGGGCCGTATCGATGAACACCGAAACCTCGCCACCGATCTGCACGATAACCTCAGCGGAGTATTGTTTGGCCTGAACTTGAAACTCGAACGCATTGTGCGCCAGCGCACTATTGCCCACCATGATCTGACCGACGTGCGGTCGTCGCTGACCGATGCACAAAATAAGGTTCGATTGGTTGCGAATAGTTTAATGTCAGACGAGCTACAACAGCGCGGGGGGCTGCATCCGGCTCTGCACCAGTTCATTGCCGACGTAAACGAGTATGGTAGCACTCAGTTTGGCCTGTATGTGGCACCGCAGGCAGCTCAACTCATCATGCCGGTGCAGGTGGGGTTGTATTACATTGCGTTTGAACTGGTAAACAACATGCTGCGGCATGCACAGGCGCGGCAGGCAACTCTGCACATCCGGTTCACAAACCCCAGTACTGTAACACTTACCGTGCGCGACGATGGGGTAGGTCTTTCGGTCGAGCAATTGACTGACCATCGAAATTTCGTTACCATCCGTCGGCGCATCGATCAGTTGAGTGGTACGCTATTGGTCACTAACCTGCCCGACGGTGGTCTGCGTACCGAAGTGACTCTGCCCGTTTCAGAATCGCCCGATAAATAA
- a CDS encoding CsgG/HfaB family protein, giving the protein MTHPIRSLLLALLLSSLAFAEIAAQKTPQITLEQVAEKCKDLPRDKRVIVKVARFSVSTRSAQANATFGDELATMLTSALQQTNCFRVMEMNRNVSDATSEMAFAQDGFTDGSGPDAGKMLGAQLIVTGEVTDFSEGQTSTSFAGVSVGGNKSTVGFTLKMINPQTGEVLFSRDINMKGSSSGFTGLSILGVKTAGTTQNRAVQDATQKAIIRAVEIMAEAKDKIDMPEPMKQKEVKRYTAQNCQMLRNGSPKVIILISEATTAGTARDNTTTDLARRERELELKEREANVGLTRDIVQGIFGRRRGEPTKPEETASRQTAASAVFKPVVIEQSATETELTRRFVEAGFRVVDPKVYGKMRQIADSSGDLGAMAALGLKMGAQLIITGQTISERTNGQGGMTASRARLETRVIATEDGSILATNAVSGGGIDVSEAIANKVAIRNAAENMAQYLMDRLCVMNIQFANVAPGPGARTAAPARVTTSAAPATSGNSTEIAVTNATFPKLNALAAALTRNPKVKGVKKTFSGNTGTVSVEHTGNTDELIDLLNKNPAIKFDVTGLEDGKASITLN; this is encoded by the coding sequence ATGACACATCCTATACGCTCACTTTTGCTGGCCCTACTGCTCAGTAGCCTGGCTTTTGCTGAAATAGCTGCCCAGAAAACGCCCCAGATCACGCTGGAGCAAGTAGCCGAAAAATGTAAAGACCTGCCCCGCGACAAGCGCGTGATTGTGAAAGTGGCCCGCTTCAGCGTATCGACCCGGTCGGCACAGGCCAATGCTACCTTCGGCGATGAGTTAGCCACAATGCTCACCTCGGCCCTACAGCAAACCAATTGCTTTCGGGTGATGGAAATGAACCGCAATGTAAGCGATGCTACCAGCGAGATGGCTTTTGCACAGGACGGCTTCACCGATGGCTCTGGTCCTGACGCGGGCAAAATGCTTGGTGCCCAACTCATTGTAACGGGTGAAGTGACTGATTTTTCCGAAGGTCAAACCTCTACTTCGTTTGCGGGCGTCAGCGTGGGCGGTAATAAATCGACAGTGGGCTTTACGCTGAAAATGATCAACCCCCAAACGGGCGAGGTGCTCTTTAGCCGCGACATAAACATGAAAGGTAGTTCGTCGGGTTTTACGGGCCTGAGTATACTCGGTGTGAAAACGGCAGGCACCACCCAGAATCGGGCCGTACAGGATGCCACCCAGAAAGCCATTATCAGAGCCGTGGAGATAATGGCCGAAGCGAAAGATAAAATAGACATGCCGGAGCCGATGAAGCAGAAAGAAGTAAAACGCTACACGGCCCAGAACTGTCAGATGCTGCGCAATGGCTCACCCAAAGTAATAATCCTGATCAGCGAAGCTACTACTGCTGGTACGGCACGCGACAACACTACTACCGACCTCGCCCGACGCGAACGTGAACTCGAACTAAAAGAACGAGAAGCCAACGTTGGGCTTACCCGCGATATTGTGCAGGGAATTTTTGGTCGCCGTCGGGGCGAGCCTACCAAGCCTGAAGAAACCGCCAGCCGCCAAACGGCAGCATCGGCGGTGTTCAAACCGGTGGTGATCGAGCAGTCGGCTACGGAAACTGAACTGACCCGGCGGTTTGTAGAAGCTGGCTTTCGCGTCGTTGACCCGAAAGTTTACGGTAAGATGCGCCAAATTGCCGATTCGTCGGGCGATTTAGGCGCGATGGCGGCTCTCGGCCTGAAAATGGGGGCGCAGCTTATCATTACGGGCCAGACTATTTCGGAGCGTACCAACGGGCAAGGCGGCATGACAGCCAGCCGCGCCCGGCTCGAAACCCGCGTTATTGCTACAGAAGACGGCTCCATTCTGGCAACCAACGCCGTGAGCGGGGGTGGCATCGACGTTTCGGAAGCCATTGCCAACAAAGTAGCCATTCGGAATGCTGCCGAAAACATGGCCCAGTACCTGATGGATCGGCTCTGCGTAATGAACATTCAGTTCGCTAACGTAGCACCCGGCCCCGGTGCCCGCACTGCCGCACCCGCCCGCGTAACCACCTCAGCGGCTCCGGCTACCAGCGGCAACAGCACCGAAATTGCCGTAACCAACGCCACCTTCCCCAAATTGAATGCGCTGGCAGCGGCCCTGACCAGGAACCCCAAAGTAAAGGGCGTGAAAAAAACCTTCAGTGGCAACACGGGTACGGTGTCAGTCGAGCATACTGGCAATACCGACGAACTGATCGACCTGCTCAACAAGAATCCAGCCATTAAGTTCGATGTCACGGGCTTAGAAGACGGTAAAGCCAGCATCACGCTCAATTAG